The following are encoded together in the Diachasmimorpha longicaudata isolate KC_UGA_2023 chromosome 3, iyDiaLong2, whole genome shotgun sequence genome:
- the LOC135161026 gene encoding tRNA N(3)-methylcytidine methyltransferase Mettl2 produces the protein MTYRRKRSSLWFMRHRYAILLLKPLSKHEQSLLESLHGLVYKYSMSTSSKELDIPEQRRPQFGNRKLTDDDCVFQHNAWDNVEWDEKQQLLAEIKVSENSVITLNDDDLKQFHIQADENWNKFYGIHQNRFFKDRHWLFTEFPELAPHKVQADPTVPRKVSSDESERDEPSGKELIEDFESEHRIFEIGCGVGNTIFPILLYNSNPNLFVFGCDFSSTAIDILKENPEYDETRCNAFVLDVTREDWKPPFEEESLDIILLIFVLSSIVPDKQKHVIQQMFKYLKPGGLVLLRDYGRYDLAQLRFKKGRCLADNFYARGDGTMVYFFTQDEIRTSFIECGFQEEQNIVDKRLQVNRGKQLMMYRVWIQGKYRKPKMDA, from the exons ATGACTTACCGACGGAAACGGTCATCATTGTGGTTCATGCGCCACCGCTACGCCATTTTGCTGTTGAAGCCGCTCAGTAAGCATGAGCAATCTCTCCTAGAATCTCTGCATGGGTTAGTTTACAAATACAGCATGTCCACATCAAGCAAAGAGCTGGATATTCCAGAGCAAAGACGACCACAATTTGGGAATAGAAAATTGACAGACGATGATTGTGTATTCCAGCATAATGCTTG GGACAACGTTGAATGGGACGAGAAACAACAACTTTTAGCTGAAATTAAAGTATCAGAAAATTCGGTAATAACACTTAAcgatgatgacttgaaacaaTTCCATATCCAAGCCgatgaaaattggaataaattcTATGGAATTCATCagaatcgatttttcaaggatAGACATTGGCTTTTTACGGAATTTCCAGAATTGGCCCCTCACAAAGTTCAAGCTGATCCGACGGTCCCTCGAAAAGTTTCCTCAGACGAATCTGAGAGGGATGAACCTAGTGGAAAAGAATTAATCGAAGATTTTGAATCAGAGCACAGGATTTTCGAAATTGGGTGTGGTGTGGGCAAtacaatttttcccattttattgTACAATTCTAATCCAAATTTGTTTGTGTTTGGCTGTGATTTTTCGTCGACTGCTattgatattttaaaagaaaatcctGAGTATGATGAGACTAGGTGTAATGCTTTTGTCCTCGATGTGACGAGAGAGGATTGGAAACCACCATTTGAAGAGGAAAGTCTCGATATAATTCTCCTGATTTTTGTGCTCTCCAGCATCGTACCTGATAA GCAAAAACATGTTATACAACAAATGTTCAAATATCTGAAACCCGGAGGACTGGTCCTATTGCGGGATTATGGAAGATATGACTTAGCACAATTGAGATTCAAAAAGGGTCGATGCCTGGCAGATAATTTCTACGCTAGGGGAGATGGAACTATGgtgtattttttcactcaagaTGAAATACGAACATCATTCATTGAATGCGGCTTCCAAGAGGAGCAAAATATCGTTGATAAACGACTGCAAGTGAATCGAGGAAAGCAACTAATGATGTATAGGGTGTGGATTCAaggaaaatatcgaaaacctAAGATGGATGCGTGA